From bacterium:
TCATTATTCATAATTGGAGGGTTGTCCGTTATTATTTCCGTTTGGCGACGCATGATATTGGCACGCCGTGATTCCTGACAACAGGTACTGGAAGCATTTCAGTGGTACTGGGTAAATGATACTTGGGCGTGAGTTTTACAGCGAGGCACGGGGTGAATTATGGGGGGGCTAGAGATGACCGCACCCACATACGTTCTCAATTTCCCAGCTCCGCCTTCACCCATTACACAGCGCCAACCCGAACTTTTCTGTGATCGTTCACGAAGAAGCACCAGTCCTCGGATACAATGAATGCGTGATGACTATACGGTCATTTGCAAACTGAGTTTGGATTTTGCCCCAATGACTTATACAGGCACTCGCGTCAGGCCGGTATCTCTCGCCACATAGGGCATGCCTTTTTCACAGGCAATATCACTAAGTGCTTACGCGATAAAGGCGGCATCCCCATTGGTTTTTTCAGGCTGGCTTCAAGGTAGGCGGCCATTTCCTAGGGAGTGCGCAGGTATTTGACTATGTCATAGCAGCTGGTTTGGTCTACACATATTGTCTCTTACAGGTTCCGGGTAACGGGTGAAACCCTTTGTTTTCTGCCTATACACTGAAAAGGTTTTGATGGAACAAACCCCTTCATCAAAAGAATGGAGGGCGCCGCTCTGTCGGCGCCAAAAATTTCGAGACAGATCATTCCTCCCCGTCAGAAAACGGTATGGGTTTCTCCTTGGCATAAACCCAGATCGCGAAGCGGGTAATAATCAAAAATCCGTAAAATACCAGTGCCGCCCAAAGCGGGACAGGTGGGGCCTTCATGTATCCATGCGGAATGGCGGCAAACCACCTGGCCGATTCGGTCATCAGGACAATCAAGGCCAGATTAGCGTGATTGAAAAGATCGGCAAAGAACAAGGCACAGGATCCCAGCGTGAGCGATAGCACGCCTGTAATGATGACCAGTGATGAGAGTGGGACGACGAGCAGGTTGGCGGGGAGGCCGATGGGGGAGAAGTTGCCGAAGAAAAGGAGGGTGAGTGGCATGGTCACCAGCCAGGCTGCCAGGGAGACGGAAAATAACTCGCTGAAGCCGCGCGATAATGATCGAAGGAACATCTCCCATTTGGGATGCGGCTCGCCGACAAGCGGCGGCCCTACAGTAGAAGGGCGTCCGCTTGCGGATCGCCTCTCGACCGTGTGGGGTTCAAGTTTTAGCGGATCTGGAGCAAAAACATTTTTGAGTAAGCCTGAAAATACCGGACAAAACAGAACCAGCCCAAGCACAGCAATGTAGGAAAGGATGAATCCGATATTGATCAGGTCGTCAGGGGAAATGGCTAAAATGATGATGGCGGATGCGGCGAGCGTGGTGAAGATGTCCGGCTTTCGACCGAGTAACGGCGCCATCCAGAAGATAATCCCCATGATGCAGGCGCGTATGGCGCTGGGTTGAAGTCCGGTCATGGCTGTGTAGAGGATCAGGAGCGGCCCTAGAAAAAGCACCCAGCGGGTCCTTGGCAGTCCACAGGCGGCCAGCATGAAAATAATGGCTCCGCCCAGGATCACAACATGAGAGCCACTGATTGCGAACACATGAAGAGTACCTGTGTTCGCGAAGGCTTGATAAAGATCGCGCGGGATTTGGCTATAATAACCTAGCAAGATGGAGTTCAGAATACATACTTGCTCGGGGCGGTTGGTAATGCCTTGGGCCAGAAGTTTGCCTGCCCACACCCGGCCTTGAAGGCATTTCTTGATCAGGGGGTTTCCTTGCTCGTGTCCAAGCAGTTTTGCCTTTTGGGCTGACCCTGAGAAAAACAGACCGCCGGGTTTGCCTGTAAATAGACCCTGTTTGAAAACAGCCTGATTCAGATATCCCGAAAAGGTCCAGCGCTCGCCATAGGCGGGAATGCGCTCCCCGGATTCCGCGGAAAGGCGAACACGAACTTTCCCCGTGACATCCAGCCAGTCATTGGTCCGGCCGGTTCGTACCCTTTCGGCAGTTATGGGGAATTTCCATGATAACTTTCCATTTTTAGTGGTTGTGCAAACGGGCTCATCGGCAACAATACCAGTCAAGCTTCCTCCTGCCGGTAGTTGTATGACGGCGGGGATGTTGGGGGAGGATCCAGTTATGTTGGCCGAAGCATTCGCCCAGCCGAGACAAAGCACTGTTGCCAGAGTGAGTGGTGTGGCGGGAAGTTTTGGAAGCAACGCCAGAATCAGGCCGGTGGTGGCGATCGACAAGAGTATGCCCTGGGAGATGGGGAAAGCCAGTCCGAGCCCTGTTCCGATAATAAAGAAAATGGCGATGCCAGTTAAGGGCCTGGGCGGAAGAGGAATAATAAGCATTCTCCTGTAATGAAAAATTCAAAACGGGAGAAGTGTGAAACGATCCGTCAGGTAAATCAATGCTAAATTAGATTTCGTTTAGCATGAAATTAAGCGGGTAATGCTTGCCGGTGGGGCGGGCATGCTTGAGCGCTTCGGTAACAAAACTTTTGGCGATGGCTACCGCCTCATGGAGATCTTCACCTTTTGCCAGGGAGGCTGTCAGGGCGGCGGAGAAAGTGCATCCAGTCCCGTGAGTCGTCCCGCGCAGTCGAACACGGGGGGCCGTGAAGAGGGTCAGTTCATTTTCCACGCAGAGCACATCCACAACTTTACCGCTGGCAAGATGTCCGCCTTTGGCCAGACAAGCCGTGCCGAAACGCTTGGAGATGATGAGGGCGGCCTTCTGGAGGGCTTTAAGGGAGGTGATCTTGCAGCTGGCTAAAATTTCAGCCTCATTTAAATTGGGTGTGATGACTGTGGCGAGCGGTAAAATTTCTCGGAACAGTGCCTCCATGGCATCCAGTTTAAGGAGGCGCGTCCCTGACGTGGAGACCATTACGGGATCCACAACAAGCGGGCCGCAGTTCACCCTTTTTAGAGTTTTCGCAACAGCATGAATAACATCTGCTGAGAACAACATTCCCGTTTTAGTGGCGGCCACCGGAAATCCACTGGTGACAGCCTTGATCTGGGCTGTAATGAGTTTTGACGACACGGCCTCGATGCCTGTTACCGCATCAGGATTCTGGGC
This genomic window contains:
- a CDS encoding ComEC/Rec2 family competence protein is translated as MLIIPLPPRPLTGIAIFFIIGTGLGLAFPISQGILLSIATTGLILALLPKLPATPLTLATVLCLGWANASANITGSSPNIPAVIQLPAGGSLTGIVADEPVCTTTKNGKLSWKFPITAERVRTGRTNDWLDVTGKVRVRLSAESGERIPAYGERWTFSGYLNQAVFKQGLFTGKPGGLFFSGSAQKAKLLGHEQGNPLIKKCLQGRVWAGKLLAQGITNRPEQVCILNSILLGYYSQIPRDLYQAFANTGTLHVFAISGSHVVILGGAIIFMLAACGLPRTRWVLFLGPLLILYTAMTGLQPSAIRACIMGIIFWMAPLLGRKPDIFTTLAASAIIILAISPDDLINIGFILSYIAVLGLVLFCPVFSGLLKNVFAPDPLKLEPHTVERRSASGRPSTVGPPLVGEPHPKWEMFLRSLSRGFSELFSVSLAAWLVTMPLTLLFFGNFSPIGLPANLLVVPLSSLVIITGVLSLTLGSCALFFADLFNHANLALIVLMTESARWFAAIPHGYMKAPPVPLWAALVFYGFLIITRFAIWVYAKEKPIPFSDGEE
- the thiD gene encoding bifunctional hydroxymethylpyrimidine kinase/phosphomethylpyrimidine kinase, whose product is MNTRIPVTLTIAGSDSGGGAGIQADLKTFCALGVFGTSAITCITAQNPDAVTGIEAVSSKLITAQIKAVTSGFPVAATKTGMLFSADVIHAVAKTLKRVNCGPLVVDPVMVSTSGTRLLKLDAMEALFREILPLATVITPNLNEAEILASCKITSLKALQKAALIISKRFGTACLAKGGHLASGKVVDVLCVENELTLFTAPRVRLRGTTHGTGCTFSAALTASLAKGEDLHEAVAIAKSFVTEALKHARPTGKHYPLNFMLNEI